From one Physeter macrocephalus isolate SW-GA chromosome 18, ASM283717v5, whole genome shotgun sequence genomic stretch:
- the CCR3 gene encoding C-C chemokine receptor type 3, with amino-acid sequence MALHLCQKAVGYIRTRKMVPSVDGTETVGEAAGTTPYDYEGALPCEKSNIKELGAQFLPPLYSLVFTVGLLGNVVVVVILTKYNKLRAMTNIYLLNLAISDLLFLFTLPFWIHYVGRNEWVFGHHMCKLLSGLYYMGLYSEIFFIILLTIDRYLAIVHTVFALRARTVTFGIVTSVFTWGLAGLAALPEFIFHESQEEFEQTFCSSLYPNNGENTWKCFHALRMNILGLALPLLVMAVCYSGIVKTLLRCPSKKKYKAIRLIFVIMVVFFIFWTPYNLVVLLSTFQMHLETDCEQSRKLDLAMLVTEVIAYTHCCVNPVIYAFVGERFQKHLRHFFYRHVAIYLGKFIPFLPSEKLERSSSVSPSTGEQELSAVF; translated from the coding sequence GGACAAGGAAAATGGTGCCCTCAGTCGATGGGACTGAGACTGTGGGTGAAGCTGCTGGGACCACACCCTATGACTATGAGGGGGCACTGCCATGTGAAAAAAGCAACATCAAGGAGCTGGGGGCTCAGTTCCTGCCCCCACTGTATTCCCTGGTGTTCACGGTTGGTCTGCTGGGCAatgtagtggtggtggtgatccTCACAAAATACAATAAGCTCCGGGCTATGACCAACATCTACCTGCTCAATTTGGCCATTTCGGACTTGCTCTTCTTATTCACTCTGCCATTCTGGATTCACTATGTTGGGAGGAATGAGTGGGTTTTTGGCCACCATATGTGTAAGTTGCTCTCTGGGCTCTATTACATGGGCTTGTACAGTGAGATCTTCTTCATCATACTCCTGACCATAGACCGGTATCTGGCCATCGTTCACACTGTGTTTGCCCTTCGAGCCCGGACGGTCACTTTTGGTATCGTCACCAGCGTCTTCACCTGGGGCCTGGCAGGGTTAGCAGCCCTCCCTGAATTTATCTTCCATGAGTCTCAAGAGGAGTTTGAACAGACTTTCTGCAGCTCTCTTTACCCAAATAATGGAGAAAACACCTGGAAGTGTTTCCATGCTCTGAGGATGAACATCTTGGGTCTCGCTCTGCCTCTGCTTGTTATGGCCGTCTGCTACTCAGGAATAGTTAAAACACTGCTGAGATgccccagcaaaaaaaaatataagGCCATCCGGCTCATTTTTGTCATCATGGtggtcttctttattttctggacACCCTACAACCTGGTTGTCCTTCTCTCAACTTTTCAAATGCACCTGGAGACAGACTGTGAGCAGAGCAGAAAGCTGGACCTGGCCATGCTGGTGACGGAGGTGATCGCCTACACCCACTGCTGTGTCAACCCCGTGATCTACGCCTTCGTTGGCGAGAGGTTCCAGAAGCACCTCCGCCACTTTTTCTACAGGCATGTGGCCATCTACCTGGGCAAATTCATCCCATTTCTTcctagtgaaaaactggaaagatCCAGCTCTGTCTCCCCATCAACAGGGGAGCAGGAACTCTCTGCTGTATTTTAG